A genomic stretch from Sulfurimonas sediminis includes:
- a CDS encoding glycosyltransferase family 4 protein, with protein MKNNNILELCLAHGLGGLEMFVASCYEEFSKKGRCKVVVAPQSKLDNYLEINDKFSLKRNKFFPFIPALQLAKYIDENEIDIVHFHWSKDIVTAVLAKILSRKKPRLVQSRHMGMTRFKDDFYHKWLYKNIDMIHAVTQQVQKQLEKFIPAEVRPEIAMVHLGVKAPKIDTNKVAELRQKYQLQDTFVVGIVGRIEKGKGQYKVLEAVADLQEENIKAVIVGAFMDDKYAQELQTYVKKLGIEQQVIFTGFTKDVDVHMQLFDVNVLATENETFGLVVIEAMANKIPVIATCKGGPLEIIDDGVDGLLFDGSVDDLGEKIRLLHNDLHVKERIAQAALKKVKEKFDFTAQLDKLYRVMK; from the coding sequence ATGAAAAATAACAATATTTTAGAGTTGTGTCTGGCACATGGACTGGGTGGGCTTGAGATGTTTGTGGCGAGTTGTTATGAAGAATTTTCTAAAAAGGGTAGATGTAAAGTGGTTGTAGCACCACAAAGCAAACTGGATAACTATCTTGAAATAAATGATAAATTTAGTCTCAAAAGAAATAAGTTTTTTCCATTTATACCGGCTTTGCAACTGGCAAAATATATAGATGAAAATGAGATTGATATAGTACATTTTCACTGGAGCAAAGATATCGTAACAGCTGTTTTGGCAAAAATATTGAGTAGGAAAAAACCAAGATTAGTGCAGAGTCGACATATGGGGATGACCCGATTTAAAGATGATTTTTACCATAAATGGCTTTATAAAAATATTGATATGATACATGCTGTAACCCAGCAGGTACAAAAGCAGCTTGAAAAGTTCATTCCTGCAGAAGTGAGACCAGAGATTGCGATGGTACATCTTGGTGTAAAAGCTCCAAAGATAGATACCAATAAAGTGGCTGAATTGCGACAAAAGTATCAACTTCAAGATACTTTTGTTGTAGGAATTGTCGGGAGGATAGAAAAAGGCAAAGGGCAGTATAAGGTTTTAGAAGCTGTTGCTGATTTACAAGAGGAAAATATAAAAGCAGTCATTGTGGGAGCTTTTATGGATGATAAATATGCACAGGAGTTGCAGACGTATGTAAAAAAATTGGGTATAGAACAACAAGTGATATTTACCGGTTTTACAAAAGATGTAGATGTACATATGCAACTTTTTGATGTAAATGTGCTTGCTACAGAAAACGAAACATTTGGTCTTGTAGTGATTGAAGCGATGGCAAATAAAATTCCGGTTATAGCTACATGTAAAGGGGGACCGTTGGAAATTATAGATGATGGTGTGGATGGGCTGTTGTTTGATGGGAGTGTAGATGATTTGGGAGAGAAAATCCGACTTTTACATAATGATTTACATGTAAAAGAACGAATTGCTCAAGCAGCTTTAAAAAAAGTGAAAGAGAAGTTTGATTTTACTGCACAGCTTGACAAACTCTACAGAGTAATGAAATGA
- a CDS encoding acyltransferase: MKKFTLLQKLRNKIRIKGSVTLSLAKNVKITNSDISIKGKNNSLTIEDGVTIRYTQIELLGDNCSLYIGKNTIVGHGCYLSAKEGKKLVIEDECMLSRNVKIMTSDGHFIYIDTTVINEGKDIAIGKHVWLADNVTVLKGVDIGEGSVIGINATVTKNIPAFSIAVGNPAVVVKKGITNWRH, from the coding sequence ATGAAAAAATTCACACTCCTTCAAAAGCTTCGCAATAAAATAAGAATCAAAGGCAGCGTTACTTTGTCGCTTGCTAAAAATGTAAAAATTACAAACTCCGATATTTCTATAAAAGGAAAGAATAATAGCCTGACTATTGAAGATGGTGTGACGATACGATACACACAAATAGAACTTTTAGGGGATAATTGCTCTTTATATATAGGCAAAAATACTATTGTAGGTCACGGTTGTTATCTCTCAGCAAAAGAGGGCAAAAAATTAGTTATTGAAGATGAGTGTATGTTGTCTAGAAATGTAAAAATTATGACTTCGGACGGGCATTTTATTTATATCGATACTACTGTTATTAATGAAGGAAAAGACATTGCAATAGGCAAACACGTCTGGCTTGCTGATAACGTTACTGTTTTAAAAGGAGTAGATATAGGGGAGGGGAGTGTGATAGGCATCAATGCTACTGTGACAAAAAATATTCCTGCTTTTTCTATCGCTGTCGGCAATCCGGCTGTTGTTGTGAAAAAAGGTATTACGAACTGGAGGCATTAA
- a CDS encoding acyltransferase codes for MNIDKIVKLIRYTAGLPKSIYVNLRLLPLSQAVFLPIIVSRKTKLRSLSGKVQLSTVKTGIVRIGFGGSDMMDYSYERTILKITGKIHFQGKTKIGVGAKIMVSGNLTLGNRFDITGDAMIICAKEIEIGNNTMIAWQSILMDTDQHAIYNAQHTVINQDKKITIGNNVWIGARSLILKGSVIPDGCIVGANTTITKPFSTKKSIIAGNPAKILKENISWNH; via the coding sequence ATGAACATTGACAAAATAGTAAAACTCATACGATATACTGCAGGACTTCCAAAAAGTATTTATGTCAATCTGAGACTTCTGCCACTTTCACAGGCAGTTTTTCTGCCTATAATAGTTTCCCGTAAAACAAAACTGCGTTCTTTATCTGGAAAAGTGCAACTCTCCACAGTAAAAACTGGCATTGTTCGTATAGGTTTTGGTGGGTCAGATATGATGGATTATTCCTATGAACGAACTATTTTAAAAATTACAGGAAAGATTCATTTTCAGGGCAAAACAAAAATTGGCGTAGGTGCAAAAATAATGGTCAGCGGAAACCTTACTTTAGGAAACAGATTTGATATCACCGGTGACGCCATGATAATCTGTGCTAAAGAGATTGAAATCGGAAACAATACTATGATAGCGTGGCAAAGCATCCTTATGGATACTGACCAACATGCTATTTACAATGCGCAGCATACTGTTATCAATCAAGATAAAAAAATCACTATAGGCAATAATGTCTGGATAGGGGCAAGAAGTTTGATACTCAAGGGGTCTGTAATTCCGGATGGCTGTATTGTCGGTGCAAATACAACAATTACTAAACCTTTCAGTACAAAAAAAAGTATTATTGCCGGCAATCCTGCTAAAATTTTAAAGGAAAATATAAGTTGGAATCATTAA
- a CDS encoding O-antigen ligase family protein → MTATIDTRIDFKKYISLILIAYAFSFPISKAATNLFEMLAILLWIIEGNWKEKFELYKHNLLSIAIALLIGFSLLSILWHGNAEITLKYVAKYRHLLIIFVFYSSFDKKYTSHILSAFLLSMFISEIMSYAIFFEVIHYKNISPTDPSPFMSHMTYSTILAFTISILLIKLFYEKNLKYKSFYILFFLTATTNLFINGGRTGQIIFISLIFFTIFSSMKNKIKAFISSFIILLITFSLAYSFSKNFGNRTHQLYTDFNNVVAYNNYTGSGGSRVALTIIGVDTFLNHPLLGTGLAYNMHNITLYAKAHNFNVQQMSRFADYHSTFLTLSTQLGIVGLLISLLIIYVLLTFKIKNIEYKLMSFLFGLSFIIFSFTHNTFHTMNPMIFFALFAGLFNTIQRLETQYEH, encoded by the coding sequence TTGACAGCAACTATTGACACAAGAATTGATTTTAAAAAATACATAAGCCTTATTTTAATCGCTTATGCCTTTAGTTTTCCAATATCAAAAGCCGCTACAAATCTTTTTGAAATGCTAGCTATTCTTTTATGGATAATAGAGGGAAACTGGAAAGAAAAATTTGAACTTTACAAACATAATCTTCTTAGTATTGCAATAGCACTTTTAATAGGATTTAGCCTTCTCTCCATTCTTTGGCATGGAAATGCAGAAATTACCCTAAAATATGTAGCAAAATATCGACATTTACTTATTATATTTGTATTTTATTCTTCATTTGATAAAAAATATACTTCACATATACTATCAGCATTTCTTTTATCTATGTTTATCAGTGAGATTATGTCTTATGCTATCTTTTTTGAGGTGATTCACTATAAAAACATTTCACCTACAGACCCTTCCCCTTTTATGAGTCATATGACATACAGTACGATTTTAGCTTTTACAATAAGTATTTTATTAATCAAACTCTTTTATGAAAAAAATTTAAAGTACAAATCTTTTTATATTCTCTTTTTTCTTACGGCAACAACTAACCTTTTTATAAATGGAGGTCGGACAGGACAAATTATATTTATAAGTTTGATATTTTTCACAATTTTTAGTTCCATGAAAAACAAAATAAAAGCCTTTATAAGTTCTTTCATAATACTCCTGATTACTTTTAGTTTAGCTTATAGTTTTAGTAAAAATTTTGGCAATAGAACACATCAACTTTATACTGATTTCAACAATGTAGTTGCGTATAACAATTATACAGGAAGTGGAGGCTCAAGAGTAGCCTTGACTATTATAGGAGTTGATACCTTTCTTAACCATCCATTACTTGGCACAGGGCTCGCTTATAACATGCACAATATAACACTCTACGCAAAAGCACATAATTTCAATGTTCAACAAATGTCAAGATTTGCTGACTATCATAGCACTTTTCTTACATTATCTACCCAGCTTGGTATTGTCGGTCTACTTATTTCTTTACTAATTATTTATGTTTTACTGACCTTTAAAATTAAAAATATAGAATACAAACTAATGAGCTTTTTATTCGGGCTGTCATTTATAATATTTTCATTTACACATAACACTTTCCATACCATGAATCCTATGATCTTTTTTGCTCTTTTTGCAGGACTTTTTAATACAATTCAAAGATTAGAGACACAATATGAACATTGA
- a CDS encoding glycosyltransferase family 2 protein: MKNSNPFLSIVVPCYNEEDVIDIFLNKIFSVLAYIDEDFEIVFVNDGSRDSTLSVLKEKSKEYGNVRVINLSRNFGKEAALTAGLDASKGEVVVPIDVDLQDPPELILDFIKKYKEGYDVVVGKRVDRTTDSTAKRISAEFFYKIHNKISDIEIPHNVGDYRLMSRRVVNELKKLPESQRFMKGLFAWLGFKTAVVEYKRDARIAGDSSFNGWKLWNFALDGITSFSTAPLRVWLYIGLGLAFISFVYGSWIILKTLLFGADTPGYASMITVVLFLGGIQLMGIGILGEYIGRIYVESKNRPIYIVEDEY; this comes from the coding sequence ATGAAAAATAGTAATCCTTTTTTATCCATAGTTGTTCCCTGTTACAATGAAGAAGATGTTATAGATATATTTCTGAACAAAATTTTCTCTGTTTTAGCATATATTGATGAAGATTTTGAAATCGTTTTTGTCAATGACGGGAGTCGTGACAGTACTTTGTCTGTGCTTAAAGAAAAATCCAAAGAGTATGGCAATGTCCGTGTTATCAACCTCTCAAGAAACTTTGGCAAAGAGGCAGCGCTTACGGCAGGGCTTGATGCATCCAAAGGGGAAGTTGTCGTTCCTATAGATGTTGATTTGCAAGATCCGCCTGAACTGATACTTGATTTTATCAAAAAATACAAAGAAGGCTATGACGTAGTCGTCGGTAAGCGTGTCGATCGTACAACCGACAGTACTGCCAAACGTATCAGTGCCGAGTTTTTTTATAAAATCCATAATAAAATTTCAGATATTGAGATTCCGCATAATGTCGGTGATTACAGGTTAATGTCGCGACGTGTTGTCAATGAGCTGAAAAAACTGCCTGAGAGTCAGCGTTTTATGAAAGGGCTTTTTGCCTGGCTCGGTTTTAAAACAGCGGTGGTTGAGTACAAAAGAGACGCGCGTATCGCCGGAGACAGCAGTTTTAACGGTTGGAAGCTTTGGAACTTTGCGCTTGACGGTATCACAAGTTTTTCAACGGCACCGCTTCGTGTGTGGCTCTACATCGGTTTGGGTCTTGCTTTTATCTCTTTTGTCTATGGTTCATGGATTATCTTAAAAACGCTTTTGTTTGGCGCAGACACTCCAGGGTATGCTTCTATGATCACTGTAGTACTCTTTTTAGGAGGTATTCAGTTGATGGGCATAGGCATACTCGGCGAGTATATCGGCAGAATATATGTAGAGTCAAAAAACAGACCGATTTATATAGTAGAAGATGAATATTAA
- a CDS encoding GtrA family protein, producing the protein MNIKSHMLQLAKYGFFGVLATLVHLLSAWAIIYFFSASVFVANTFAFFTAFVFSYVFQTLYVFHSTFHFKKFMKFFLVQYGTFLASYFLSDAFPVQNSYLHTLLIVAIMPFITFVIHKFWTFK; encoded by the coding sequence ATGAATATTAAAAGTCATATGCTTCAGCTGGCAAAATACGGTTTTTTTGGAGTGCTCGCAACACTTGTGCATCTTCTGAGTGCATGGGCGATTATTTATTTTTTTTCGGCTTCAGTATTTGTTGCCAATACTTTTGCGTTTTTTACAGCCTTCGTTTTTTCTTATGTTTTTCAGACCTTATATGTCTTTCACAGCACTTTTCATTTTAAAAAATTTATGAAATTTTTTTTGGTGCAGTATGGAACTTTTTTAGCTTCGTATTTTCTTTCCGATGCTTTTCCTGTGCAAAACAGCTATTTGCACACACTCCTGATAGTTGCTATAATGCCGTTTATAACATTCGTTATTCATAAGTTTTGGACATTTAAATAA
- a CDS encoding 3-deoxy-D-manno-octulosonic acid transferase yields the protein MFLEQRFKIIQISLLILGLFLAWFYAQHQILTGDQTQMLYKGYMGAYKHVWINYGNAASAVGNVPGSMISYVVALPVMLYDSPMSPMFFLIFLHLASYFLLDSVLKDIYKTDVRLIFLVLYWLNPWFLFENILYNPSYLFFFSALHIWTAYKQREKSSFVYSLLHVTAIGLALQFHYSWIILALISLYLLYKNMVKVNWYGVFFGTLVIGISLVPYLQTVMQNNAIIHHADDTGRYIGWGGVHVYPVLKSFLYWLRYGSFFFPNKLIASAHFDWLGASNFVQMIFVYGYKALVFSVGAFTIYISYKANRYFYTLVKGKLFTRHQPIETKQEWLLLYVFGALVGVFVSSVLSPIIFSYWHLIIVFPFAILPVVIYLKEYGQKYMPKLLIFIVLYFTFINIMGALDSRKYSINTDYVQDTKAYIKKSVTQ from the coding sequence TTGTTTTTAGAACAAAGATTTAAAATTATTCAGATAAGTTTGCTTATTTTGGGCTTGTTTTTAGCGTGGTTTTACGCACAGCATCAAATCCTCACCGGTGATCAGACACAAATGCTTTATAAAGGGTATATGGGCGCATATAAGCATGTCTGGATAAATTACGGTAATGCAGCAAGTGCGGTCGGAAATGTCCCCGGAAGTATGATTTCATATGTGGTGGCTCTGCCTGTAATGCTCTATGATTCGCCGATGTCACCGATGTTTTTTTTGATATTTTTGCATCTTGCTTCCTATTTTCTCTTAGACAGTGTTTTAAAAGATATTTACAAAACAGATGTTCGTCTGATTTTTTTGGTACTTTACTGGCTCAATCCATGGTTTTTGTTTGAAAACATTTTATACAATCCTTCTTATCTTTTTTTCTTTTCTGCCCTGCATATTTGGACTGCCTACAAACAGCGTGAAAAAAGTTCTTTTGTTTATTCTCTTTTACATGTAACAGCCATAGGATTGGCTTTGCAGTTTCATTATTCGTGGATTATACTTGCGCTTATTTCGCTCTATCTGCTTTACAAAAACATGGTAAAGGTAAATTGGTACGGGGTGTTTTTTGGAACGCTTGTCATTGGTATCTCTTTAGTCCCATATTTGCAAACTGTGATGCAAAACAATGCAATAATCCATCATGCTGATGACACAGGACGGTATATAGGGTGGGGCGGAGTACATGTCTATCCGGTCCTGAAATCATTTCTTTACTGGCTGCGCTACGGCTCTTTTTTCTTTCCAAACAAGCTCATTGCCAGTGCACATTTTGACTGGCTGGGGGCTTCGAATTTTGTGCAGATGATTTTTGTGTACGGGTATAAAGCACTTGTTTTTTCAGTGGGTGCTTTTACAATTTACATATCCTACAAAGCAAACAGATATTTTTACACACTTGTCAAAGGAAAATTATTTACAAGGCACCAGCCTATAGAAACAAAACAGGAATGGCTGCTTTTGTATGTGTTTGGCGCACTTGTCGGGGTATTTGTCAGTTCTGTTTTATCGCCGATAATTTTTAGCTACTGGCATCTTATCATCGTTTTTCCCTTTGCTATTCTTCCTGTTGTGATTTATCTTAAAGAGTATGGGCAAAAGTATATGCCAAAATTATTGATTTTTATTGTGTTGTATTTTACTTTTATCAATATAATGGGTGCGTTAGACAGTCGAAAATACTCTATCAATACAGATTATGTGCAAGATACTAAAGCGTATATCAAAAAGAGTGTCACGCAATAG
- the hemN gene encoding oxygen-independent coproporphyrinogen III oxidase — MELDFAKFTKYSKPGPRYTSYPTALEFNDAFGYDEYIKKLQTQDPSRPLSLYFHLPFCKNACYFCGCNVVFTSKEDKMIRYMEYLKRELKILSEHLDCKRDVIQMHFGGGTPTFFSAAQLDEIISEIKSYFPNFVADAEISCEIDPRHINEEQMRVMSEHGFNRVSFGIQDFNEKVQVAVHRVQPYNITKDAMDLARKYNMHSVNVDLIYGLPFQTLETFKETLSLALTLNPDRFAVFNYAHVPWLKKTMRKIDETTLPRPEEKLQIMQYTIDFLTNNGYKMIGMDHFAKPEDELFKAIDKGELHRNFQGYTTKGGADLIGVGLTSIGEGVDYYAQNFKDMPSYEAAIDAGKLPFERGVALSEDDMIRQHVIMELMSNFKLDIKRFEALFGLEFKKYFEDALLDLKPFMEEELITMNNEYIECSPTGTLLIRNIAMPFDAYMKRHAGSDKTFSKTV, encoded by the coding sequence ATGGAATTAGACTTCGCAAAATTTACAAAATACTCCAAGCCGGGACCAAGATATACCTCCTACCCTACAGCGTTGGAATTTAATGATGCCTTTGGTTATGACGAATATATAAAAAAACTGCAAACACAGGACCCTTCTCGTCCTTTGAGCCTTTATTTTCATTTACCGTTTTGTAAAAATGCCTGTTATTTTTGTGGATGTAATGTTGTTTTTACCTCAAAAGAAGATAAAATGATTCGGTATATGGAGTATCTCAAGCGTGAACTGAAAATTCTCTCAGAGCATTTGGACTGTAAACGAGATGTGATTCAAATGCATTTTGGTGGAGGCACGCCTACTTTTTTTTCTGCCGCACAGCTAGATGAAATCATAAGTGAAATCAAGTCCTATTTCCCGAATTTTGTCGCAGATGCAGAGATTTCCTGTGAAATAGACCCGCGCCATATCAATGAAGAGCAAATGCGTGTGATGAGTGAACACGGATTTAACCGTGTAAGTTTTGGTATTCAGGACTTCAATGAAAAAGTGCAAGTTGCTGTGCATCGTGTCCAGCCCTACAATATTACAAAAGATGCAATGGATTTGGCACGCAAATACAATATGCACTCAGTTAATGTTGACTTGATTTACGGGCTGCCTTTTCAAACGCTCGAGACTTTTAAAGAGACGCTTTCCTTGGCACTGACTTTAAATCCTGACAGATTTGCGGTATTTAACTATGCGCATGTGCCATGGCTGAAAAAAACAATGCGAAAAATTGATGAAACGACTTTGCCGCGTCCTGAAGAAAAACTGCAGATTATGCAGTACACGATTGATTTTTTAACAAACAACGGCTATAAAATGATAGGTATGGATCATTTTGCAAAACCTGAAGATGAACTTTTTAAAGCCATAGACAAGGGTGAGTTGCATAGAAATTTTCAAGGCTATACCACCAAAGGCGGAGCAGATTTGATTGGAGTAGGGCTGACTTCCATCGGCGAAGGGGTTGATTACTATGCTCAGAATTTTAAAGATATGCCTTCGTATGAAGCAGCAATTGATGCGGGCAAACTGCCGTTTGAACGGGGGGTGGCATTGAGTGAAGATGATATGATTCGCCAGCATGTCATTATGGAACTCATGAGTAATTTCAAGCTTGATATTAAAAGATTTGAAGCACTGTTTGGGTTGGAATTTAAAAAGTATTTTGAAGATGCACTTTTGGATTTAAAACCTTTTATGGAAGAAGAATTAATAACAATGAATAATGAGTATATAGAATGTTCCCCAACAGGTACCCTGCTTATTCGAAATATTGCCATGCCTTTTGATGCCTATATGAAGCGTCATGCGGGCAGTGATAAAACATTTTCAAAAACGGTGTAA
- a CDS encoding (Fe-S)-binding protein, with product MSKKPEEIFNFTEIADDCVKCGKCIPVCTIHNVNADEVTSPRGFIDLLGAYKRGNLELDKTAKDIFESCFLCTACVEVCPKSLPTDMIIEQVRSDIAQKFGIAWYKKAFFLLLRHRWLNDIAFKLGYTFQTCGFKIKDDINSMTSRFNLPIIKSDRLMPSLTKTSFLNAHPENINNGGKRKVAVFIGCLANYNYKNIGDSLLEILEVLEIDAFLAKSQKCCSAPAYFTGDFDTVDANAKFNIEYFESFAKDVEAIIVPEATCSAMLKIDYEHYFHDQPEWKARAKAVMSKVFMATEWLQHHTHLEHLLASKKKASPIVTYHDPCHAKKMQGIHEEPRNLIRQNYTIVEMSDPNLCCGFGGVTMQTEKYHFAKAAGVPKAAMIRETKAEIVSAECSACRMQINNSMHNAGVETVFKNPIELIAEALKN from the coding sequence ATGAGTAAAAAACCAGAAGAAATTTTTAATTTTACAGAGATTGCTGATGATTGTGTCAAATGCGGGAAGTGTATTCCTGTGTGCACCATTCATAATGTCAATGCGGATGAGGTAACTTCTCCGCGTGGGTTTATAGACCTTTTAGGCGCATACAAACGAGGCAATCTGGAGCTTGACAAGACGGCAAAAGATATTTTTGAGAGCTGTTTTTTATGTACGGCCTGTGTTGAAGTGTGTCCAAAATCACTGCCGACAGATATGATAATAGAACAGGTGCGCAGTGACATCGCCCAGAAATTTGGTATAGCCTGGTACAAAAAAGCCTTCTTCTTGCTTTTGCGTCACAGATGGCTTAATGACATTGCCTTTAAGCTTGGGTATACCTTTCAAACCTGCGGATTTAAAATCAAAGATGATATTAACTCTATGACATCACGTTTCAATCTGCCGATTATAAAATCTGACAGATTGATGCCGAGTTTGACAAAAACATCTTTTTTAAATGCTCATCCTGAAAATATAAACAACGGCGGAAAGCGAAAAGTAGCTGTTTTTATAGGCTGTCTGGCAAATTACAATTACAAAAACATAGGGGACTCTCTTTTAGAAATTTTAGAAGTGCTTGAAATTGATGCATTTTTGGCAAAAAGTCAAAAATGCTGTTCTGCACCTGCCTATTTTACAGGTGATTTTGATACAGTTGATGCAAATGCGAAGTTTAACATAGAATACTTTGAGAGTTTTGCCAAAGATGTTGAGGCTATTATCGTTCCCGAGGCTACATGTAGTGCAATGCTCAAGATAGACTATGAACACTACTTTCATGACCAACCGGAATGGAAAGCCCGTGCAAAAGCTGTAATGAGTAAGGTTTTTATGGCGACGGAGTGGCTGCAACACCATACCCATTTGGAACACCTTTTGGCATCCAAGAAAAAAGCAAGTCCGATTGTAACCTACCATGACCCCTGTCATGCGAAAAAGATGCAGGGGATTCACGAAGAACCGAGAAATCTGATTCGCCAAAACTATACAATAGTGGAGATGAGTGATCCGAATCTATGCTGTGGATTTGGCGGTGTGACCATGCAGACAGAAAAGTATCATTTTGCAAAAGCGGCAGGTGTGCCAAAAGCAGCCATGATTCGAGAAACAAAAGCAGAGATTGTCAGTGCAGAATGCAGTGCCTGTCGTATGCAGATAAACAACTCTATGCACAATGCAGGGGTTGAGACGGTCTTTAAAAATCCTATTGAACTTATAGCCGAGGCATTGAAAAACTAA
- the lgt gene encoding prolipoprotein diacylglyceryl transferase: MEHFVWNADPILFSFGPLQVHWYGLLFAAAILSGLEFMKWVYRLENKDENTIEPLFLYAVVGIVIGARLGHVLFYDPGYYFAHPMKIFAVWEGGLASHGGGLGVLMALYYGCKKYKTDFLWLIDRLVIPTALFGFFVRMGNFMNSEILGKPSELPWAIVFQRVDMIPRHPVQLYEAFSYLFIFFVLVFIYKRNYKKLQKGFLFGLFLVLVFSARFLIEFVKVRQADYSLGIDLTTGQLLSIPFFIAGLGFIVWSYKKSQKV; encoded by the coding sequence ATGGAGCATTTTGTCTGGAACGCTGACCCGATATTATTTTCATTCGGTCCTTTGCAGGTACACTGGTACGGACTTTTGTTTGCTGCCGCGATACTTTCGGGTTTGGAGTTTATGAAATGGGTCTATCGTTTGGAAAACAAAGATGAAAACACGATTGAACCGCTTTTTTTGTATGCGGTTGTCGGAATAGTTATAGGAGCAAGACTCGGTCATGTTCTGTTTTATGATCCGGGCTATTATTTTGCACATCCGATGAAGATTTTTGCGGTATGGGAAGGCGGACTGGCTTCTCACGGTGGAGGTCTTGGTGTTTTGATGGCTCTGTATTACGGATGTAAAAAGTATAAAACAGACTTTTTATGGCTGATTGACCGGCTTGTGATTCCAACGGCGCTTTTTGGTTTTTTTGTCCGTATGGGCAATTTTATGAATTCTGAAATCCTCGGAAAACCGAGTGAGCTGCCTTGGGCGATAGTATTTCAAAGAGTCGATATGATTCCAAGACATCCTGTGCAACTTTATGAGGCCTTTTCGTATCTTTTTATCTTTTTTGTGTTGGTGTTTATCTATAAAAGAAACTACAAGAAACTGCAAAAGGGCTTTTTGTTTGGACTTTTTCTTGTTTTGGTTTTCAGTGCAAGATTTTTGATAGAGTTTGTCAAAGTTCGACAGGCTGACTATTCTTTAGGCATTGATTTGACAACCGGGCAGCTGCTCAGCATTCCTTTTTTCATTGCAGGATTAGGTTTTATAGTGTGGAGTTATAAAAAGAGTCAAAAGGTTTAA